A region of Pseudarthrobacter sp. NIBRBAC000502770 DNA encodes the following proteins:
- a CDS encoding M14 family zinc carboxypeptidase, with amino-acid sequence MKKSLANFRTLAASGALALAVVAGPAPLAHAVGEGPNYDGNGQITTSKLATYEQMVSFLKDQDARQPAMELEVIGQTVKGRDIHLVKYISDPAKPTILYLTQQHGNEQLTTEGAMEFIKHLGAGKSADILKGVNILVVPMLNADGAMGDVNFSLENYLAKGDRNLTRYNAEGVDLNRDHVAKVQPETQALHNNVMRKYRIDYMIDLHHQGTRAERDGKLVSGSILYPTTPNADPAVVEKSKQLGAVVFNNVDSTGWGHLGKYQGGSAETISRNGISVEYGIATLLFEMRGMSDHYLDGYALGQRSNGYLIKQTVTTLTSTAAAIADGSIADADTSFWNTLAEQTSRPAGEAEDE; translated from the coding sequence GTGAAGAAATCCCTGGCAAATTTCAGGACCCTCGCCGCCTCCGGAGCCCTGGCGCTGGCCGTCGTCGCGGGTCCCGCCCCGCTGGCACACGCTGTGGGCGAAGGCCCCAATTACGACGGCAACGGCCAGATCACCACCTCCAAGCTCGCCACGTACGAACAGATGGTCTCGTTCCTGAAGGACCAGGACGCCCGCCAGCCGGCAATGGAGCTGGAGGTCATCGGGCAAACGGTCAAGGGGCGCGACATCCACCTGGTCAAGTACATTTCGGACCCCGCCAAGCCCACCATTCTGTACCTGACCCAGCAGCACGGCAACGAGCAGCTCACCACCGAGGGCGCCATGGAGTTCATCAAGCACCTGGGGGCCGGTAAATCCGCTGACATCCTCAAAGGCGTGAACATTCTGGTGGTGCCCATGCTCAATGCGGACGGGGCCATGGGGGACGTGAACTTCTCCCTGGAAAACTACCTTGCCAAGGGGGACCGCAACCTCACCCGCTACAACGCCGAGGGCGTGGACCTGAACCGCGACCATGTGGCCAAGGTCCAGCCGGAGACCCAGGCGCTGCACAACAACGTCATGCGCAAGTACCGGATCGACTACATGATCGACCTGCACCACCAGGGCACCCGGGCCGAGCGTGACGGCAAGCTGGTATCCGGCTCCATCCTGTACCCCACCACCCCCAACGCCGACCCCGCCGTCGTCGAAAAATCAAAGCAGCTTGGCGCCGTGGTCTTCAACAACGTCGACTCCACCGGCTGGGGACACCTGGGCAAGTACCAGGGCGGCAGCGCCGAAACCATCAGCCGAAACGGCATCTCCGTGGAGTACGGCATCGCCACCCTGCTCTTCGAGATGCGCGGCATGTCGGACCACTACCTGGACGGCTATGCTCTCGGGCAGCGCAGCAACGGCTACCTGATCAAGCAGACTGTCACCACGCTGACCTCCACGGCCGCAGCCATCGCGGACGGGTCCATTGCCGACGCCGACACCTCCTTCTGGAACACACTCGCCGAACAGACGTCCCGCCCCGCCGGGGAGGCTGAGGACGAATAG
- a CDS encoding helix-turn-helix transcriptional regulator gives MVVNMGPSFLPEGLRTDKRFPGQDGYMTAYWAEDLAMMAKAMGEPSRARILVALMDARAWTATELAGCAGISKGTATTHLNHLVDVGLLDEVRQGRHRYVRLKNQSVADAVEALVRLSPSSGPEFPSTYRGRRHQHELQHARTCYQHLAGVLGVNLCVLWQSEGFVSSGWELTSQGFAWAESIGLRLPTKPPRPLVRPCLDWTERLDHAAGLLPDLFTGHALSSGWLKRGSHPRSVVLTELGAGQLAGFGLADALGAGIGADL, from the coding sequence CATGGGTCCATCGTTCCTGCCGGAAGGTTTGAGGACGGACAAACGATTCCCCGGGCAGGATGGATACATGACAGCGTATTGGGCGGAGGACCTTGCCATGATGGCCAAGGCCATGGGGGAACCGTCGCGGGCCCGGATCCTGGTCGCCCTCATGGATGCCCGCGCCTGGACAGCGACGGAACTTGCGGGCTGCGCGGGGATCAGCAAAGGCACAGCCACCACGCATTTGAACCACCTCGTTGATGTAGGCCTGCTGGACGAAGTGCGCCAGGGCCGGCACCGGTATGTGCGGCTGAAGAACCAAAGTGTTGCGGATGCAGTGGAAGCACTGGTCCGTCTCAGTCCTTCGTCGGGGCCGGAGTTTCCATCGACGTACCGCGGGCGCAGGCATCAGCATGAATTGCAGCACGCCCGAACCTGCTACCAGCATCTGGCCGGGGTATTGGGTGTCAACCTGTGTGTCCTGTGGCAGAGTGAGGGATTCGTCTCCTCCGGCTGGGAACTAACCTCGCAGGGTTTTGCCTGGGCGGAATCGATTGGCTTGCGCCTGCCGACCAAGCCGCCACGCCCGCTCGTGCGGCCTTGCCTTGACTGGACCGAGCGCTTAGACCATGCGGCCGGCTTGCTGCCGGATCTTTTCACCGGGCACGCACTGTCGTCCGGGTGGCTCAAGCGCGGATCGCATCCCCGCTCCGTTGTCCTGACCGAACTGGGAGCCGGGCAGCTTGCCGGCTTTGGACTGGCCGATGCGCTTGGAGCGGGCATCGGCGCTGATTTATGA
- a CDS encoding HAD-IIA family hydrolase, protein MAEADEVTGNPSVYRSGQEIECWLTDMDGVLVHENQPIPGAAELIQRWVDTSKRFLVLTNNSIFTPRDLAARLRSSGLEIPEENIWTSALATAQFLKDQVRGSESGNRAYTIGEAGLTTALHEAGFILTDQNPDFVVLGETRTYSFEAITMAIRLILAGARFIATNPDATGPSKDGPMPATGAIAALITKATGREPYIVGKPNPMMFRSAMNQIDAHSETTAMIGDRMDTDIIAGMEAGLHTVLVLSGITHKDDIAAYPFRPNQVLNSVADLKNQI, encoded by the coding sequence ATGGCAGAAGCAGACGAGGTAACAGGCAACCCTTCGGTGTACCGCAGCGGCCAGGAGATCGAGTGCTGGCTGACGGACATGGATGGCGTCCTGGTGCACGAAAACCAGCCCATTCCCGGCGCGGCCGAGCTGATCCAGCGCTGGGTGGATACGTCCAAGCGGTTCCTGGTGCTGACCAACAACTCCATCTTCACCCCGCGCGACCTTGCCGCCCGCCTGCGTTCCTCCGGCCTGGAAATTCCGGAGGAAAACATCTGGACTTCGGCGCTGGCCACGGCGCAGTTCCTCAAGGACCAGGTGCGGGGCTCAGAGTCCGGCAACCGCGCCTACACGATCGGTGAGGCGGGGCTCACGACGGCGCTGCATGAGGCCGGCTTCATCCTCACCGACCAGAACCCGGACTTCGTGGTGCTTGGCGAGACGCGCACGTACTCCTTCGAGGCCATCACCATGGCCATCCGCCTGATCCTCGCCGGTGCCCGGTTCATTGCCACCAACCCGGACGCAACCGGCCCTTCCAAGGACGGTCCCATGCCGGCGACGGGTGCCATCGCGGCCCTGATTACCAAGGCCACCGGCCGCGAACCGTACATTGTGGGCAAGCCGAACCCCATGATGTTCCGGTCTGCGATGAACCAGATCGACGCACACTCAGAGACCACCGCCATGATCGGTGACCGGATGGACACGGACATCATTGCCGGCATGGAGGCCGGCCTGCACACCGTCCTTGTCCTCAGCGGCATCACGCACAAGGACGACATCGCCGCGTACCCGTTCCGGCCCAACCAGGTGCTCAACTCCGTGGCGGACCTGAAGAACCAGATCTAG
- a CDS encoding TrmH family RNA methyltransferase, whose product MTDEPDHQPGEAEPAKAEVGVGPWEGELPEGDHWDPDLLADGDRRNVLDKYRYWKHEAIVAELDSRRHNFHVAIENWQHDLNIGTVVRTANAFLAKEVHIIGRRRWNRRGAMVTDRYQHVRHHPTVEDFVQWAQGEGLAIIGIDIFPDSVPLETYELPRDCVLVFGQEGPGLTPEVHQAAAATLSIEQFGSTRSINAASAAAIAMHAWIRRHVFNQRV is encoded by the coding sequence ATGACAGACGAACCCGACCACCAGCCCGGGGAGGCCGAACCCGCAAAGGCGGAGGTCGGCGTCGGGCCCTGGGAGGGGGAACTGCCCGAAGGCGACCATTGGGACCCCGACCTCCTGGCCGACGGTGACCGGCGCAATGTGCTGGACAAATACCGCTACTGGAAGCATGAGGCGATCGTGGCAGAGCTGGATTCGCGGCGGCACAACTTCCACGTGGCCATCGAAAACTGGCAGCACGACCTCAACATCGGAACAGTGGTGCGCACCGCCAACGCCTTCCTCGCCAAAGAGGTGCACATCATCGGACGACGGCGGTGGAACCGGCGCGGAGCCATGGTCACCGACCGCTACCAGCACGTCCGCCACCACCCCACGGTGGAGGATTTTGTCCAGTGGGCGCAGGGGGAGGGGCTCGCGATCATCGGCATCGACATTTTCCCGGACTCTGTGCCCCTGGAGACCTACGAGCTGCCGCGCGACTGCGTGCTGGTGTTCGGGCAGGAGGGCCCGGGCCTGACCCCGGAAGTCCATCAGGCCGCTGCCGCCACCCTTTCCATCGAGCAGTTCGGCTCCACCCGTTCGATCAACGCCGCATCCGCCGCGGCCATCGCCATGCACGCCTGGATCCGCCGGCACGTCTTCAACCAGCGCGTGTGA
- a CDS encoding cobalamin-independent methionine synthase II family protein, with product MPLNTDHIRVTHAGSLPRTPELIAANAAKETDGVTPEFLDLLETSVVDVVRRQKDLGIDIPNDGEYGHTMANSVDYGAWWNYSFARLGGLEPTNVDRWADAQVHRSSPGNIVLTSFPDRRDRQAFNEAYNDPSSGILSHRKSVTQPKIAGPLTYTGQDLVASDIKNLKTGLAAAGLSDGFVASLSPGSCARVANEYYKSDEELVYACADAMREEYKAIVDAGLTVQLDDPSLAESWDQINPEPSLEDYLKFIQLRVEATNWALRDLPQEQIRLHVCWGSWHGPHTTDIPFADIIGSVLQVNAGAYSFEAANVRHEHEWRVWEDTKLPEGKVIIPGVVSHATNVVEHPDLVADRIVRFADVVGRENVIASTDCGLGGRVHPQIAFAKLEALGEGARRATNRLW from the coding sequence ATGCCCCTGAACACCGACCACATCCGCGTCACCCACGCCGGATCGTTGCCCCGCACCCCGGAACTCATCGCGGCCAATGCCGCCAAGGAAACCGACGGCGTCACCCCTGAATTCCTGGACCTCCTGGAAACCTCCGTGGTGGACGTGGTCCGGCGCCAGAAGGACCTCGGGATCGACATTCCCAACGACGGCGAATACGGGCACACGATGGCCAACTCCGTGGACTATGGCGCCTGGTGGAACTACTCCTTCGCACGGCTGGGCGGCCTGGAGCCAACCAATGTGGACCGCTGGGCCGATGCCCAGGTGCACCGCTCCTCCCCCGGCAACATTGTCCTGACCTCCTTCCCCGACAGGCGCGACCGGCAGGCGTTCAACGAGGCCTACAACGACCCGTCCTCGGGCATCCTGTCCCACCGCAAGAGCGTGACCCAGCCCAAGATCGCCGGACCCCTGACCTACACGGGCCAGGACCTGGTGGCATCGGACATCAAGAACCTGAAGACCGGCCTCGCCGCCGCCGGGTTGTCGGACGGCTTCGTGGCATCCCTCTCTCCCGGCTCGTGCGCCCGCGTGGCCAACGAGTACTACAAGTCCGATGAGGAACTTGTCTACGCCTGTGCCGATGCCATGCGGGAGGAATACAAGGCCATCGTCGACGCCGGCCTCACCGTGCAGCTCGACGATCCGTCCCTGGCCGAGAGCTGGGACCAGATCAATCCCGAGCCCAGCCTGGAGGACTACCTGAAGTTCATCCAGCTGCGCGTCGAGGCCACCAACTGGGCCCTCCGGGACCTGCCCCAGGAACAGATCCGGCTGCATGTCTGCTGGGGTTCCTGGCACGGCCCGCACACCACGGACATCCCTTTCGCCGACATCATCGGCTCGGTGCTGCAGGTCAACGCGGGCGCATACTCCTTCGAGGCAGCCAACGTCCGCCACGAACACGAATGGCGTGTATGGGAGGACACCAAGCTCCCCGAGGGCAAGGTCATCATCCCGGGCGTCGTGTCGCATGCCACCAACGTGGTGGAACACCCCGACCTGGTGGCTGACCGCATTGTCCGCTTTGCCGACGTCGTGGGCCGCGAAAATGTCATTGCCTCCACCGACTGCGGCCTGGGCGGCAGGGTGCACCCACAGATCGCCTTCGCCAAGCTGGAGGCCCTCGGCGAGGGTGCTCGCCGCGCCACCAACCGCCTCTGGTAG
- a CDS encoding uracil-DNA glycosylase → MTALAPETFHEQLMSRRYEPSVAAVNGLCDSLQEAKPGTVVPYVDPMHDVEECRIISLFSNIGEADPSGFITAGDQDAATRMLGLQWKLGLRPEFVMPWNVHPWHVPGEVNGKFTPDQIQAGLKPLLKFLALVPRASVIVAHGTEANRLANLLLKTEVPLLWRRGLKTYKVRSLSGRAFAGSPARQEEYLEDMRAAYADAMARTGIAKP, encoded by the coding sequence ATGACAGCCCTGGCCCCAGAAACATTCCACGAACAGCTCATGAGCCGCCGCTACGAACCCAGCGTTGCCGCCGTCAATGGACTGTGTGATTCCCTGCAGGAGGCCAAGCCCGGAACCGTGGTGCCCTATGTGGACCCGATGCACGACGTTGAGGAATGCCGCATCATCAGCCTGTTCTCCAACATCGGCGAGGCGGACCCGTCCGGGTTCATCACTGCCGGGGACCAGGACGCCGCGACCCGAATGCTGGGGCTCCAGTGGAAGCTGGGGTTGCGCCCCGAGTTCGTGATGCCGTGGAACGTCCACCCCTGGCACGTCCCCGGCGAAGTCAACGGCAAGTTCACTCCGGACCAGATCCAGGCCGGCCTGAAGCCGCTGCTGAAGTTCCTCGCCCTGGTCCCCCGCGCCTCCGTGATCGTTGCGCACGGCACTGAAGCCAACCGCCTGGCTAACCTCCTGCTGAAGACGGAGGTGCCCCTGCTCTGGCGCCGCGGCCTGAAGACCTACAAGGTCCGGTCGCTGAGCGGCCGCGCCTTCGCCGGTTCCCCGGCGCGCCAGGAGGAATACCTCGAGGACATGCGCGCGGCCTACGCCGATGCCATGGCCCGCACAGGCATCGCCAAGCCATAA
- a CDS encoding adenylosuccinate synthase has protein sequence MPAIVIVGAQWGDEGKGKATDLLGGRVDYVVKPNGGNNAGHTVVVGGEKYELKLLPAGILSPNAVPIIGNGCVVNLEALFQEIDGLQARGADTSKLRVSANAHLVAPYHQVLDKVTERFLGSRAIGTTGRGIGPAYMDKVARLGIRVQDVFDESILRQKVEGSLRQKNELLVKVYNRRGVVVDEIVEYFLSFAERLRPLVIDSTLVLNSALDEGKVVLMEGGQATFLDVDHGTYPFVTSSNPTAGGASVGSGIGPTRISRSIGIIKAYTTRVGAGPFPTELFDEMGMYLQKTGGEFGVNTGRPRRCGWYDAVLARHASRVNGFTDYFVTKLDVLTGIEQIPVCVAYDVDGVRHDEMPMTQTEFHHAKPIFEYFDGWTEDITGARTLADLPENARNYVLALEKLSGTRFSAIGVGPDRDQTIVVNDLIKD, from the coding sequence ATGCCAGCAATTGTGATCGTAGGAGCCCAGTGGGGCGACGAAGGAAAAGGCAAGGCCACCGACCTGCTGGGCGGCCGTGTTGACTACGTCGTCAAGCCCAACGGCGGCAACAACGCCGGGCACACCGTCGTCGTAGGCGGTGAAAAGTACGAACTCAAGCTTCTGCCGGCCGGCATTCTCAGCCCCAACGCCGTTCCCATCATCGGCAACGGCTGCGTGGTGAACCTGGAGGCCCTCTTCCAGGAAATCGACGGACTCCAGGCGCGTGGCGCCGACACCTCAAAGCTGCGGGTCTCCGCCAACGCCCACCTGGTGGCGCCGTACCACCAGGTGCTGGACAAGGTAACCGAACGCTTCCTGGGCAGCCGGGCCATTGGCACCACCGGCCGCGGCATCGGCCCTGCCTACATGGACAAGGTTGCCCGGCTGGGCATCCGCGTCCAGGATGTCTTTGACGAATCGATCCTCCGCCAGAAGGTGGAAGGCTCGCTGCGGCAGAAGAACGAACTCCTGGTCAAGGTCTACAACCGCCGCGGTGTGGTGGTGGACGAGATCGTGGAGTACTTCCTGTCCTTCGCCGAGCGGCTCCGCCCGCTGGTCATCGACAGCACCCTGGTCCTGAACTCCGCGCTGGATGAGGGCAAGGTAGTCCTGATGGAGGGCGGCCAGGCAACCTTCCTGGACGTGGACCACGGCACCTACCCGTTCGTGACCTCCTCCAACCCCACCGCCGGCGGCGCCTCCGTGGGCTCCGGCATCGGCCCTACCCGGATCTCCCGCTCCATCGGCATCATCAAGGCCTACACCACCCGCGTTGGTGCCGGCCCATTCCCCACGGAACTCTTCGATGAGATGGGCATGTACCTGCAGAAGACCGGCGGCGAATTTGGCGTCAACACCGGACGCCCGCGCCGCTGTGGCTGGTACGATGCGGTCCTGGCGCGGCACGCCTCCCGCGTAAACGGCTTCACTGACTACTTCGTCACCAAGCTGGACGTGCTCACCGGCATCGAGCAGATTCCGGTATGTGTCGCCTACGACGTGGACGGTGTCCGGCACGACGAAATGCCCATGACGCAGACCGAGTTCCACCACGCGAAGCCCATCTTCGAGTACTTCGACGGCTGGACCGAGGACATCACCGGAGCCCGGACGCTGGCAGACCTTCCGGAGAACGCGCGCAACTACGTGCTGGCCCTGGAAAAGCTTTCCGGAACCCGGTTCTCCGCCATCGGCGTTGGCCCGGACCGGGACCAGACCATCGTGGTGAACGACCTCATCAAGGACTAG
- a CDS encoding alpha/beta fold hydrolase, whose protein sequence is MPYEGEVHPQSRRGVSDARLLAEAAALKRFSRRSFLAGAGASGLLAADMLVTREVQSQRRTTRILAVADDFADAYYPDACWFLFPGYKTSWEEAQWILNALRGALNKRARLAAVGYSNLGLDVTEVVRAIAEYVAVEKITKLFFYGHSFGGMLATQVAARLLAVAGIQVQFILLDSSPNSAHDVLDQSWFDGVVFLYESGVRFPSTLRGGYELGERIIHKDERSWRQILNQTLEQLSPIAPSNVLVQTESAYIYHFEGRQFAGQLGTAKMAYLGNPKDATVDYETASETWAVVYKDNMVSSNLQTTGAVPAHASPGWNPQVYRPLVTGLLDEYFPLPRGGSRVSIF, encoded by the coding sequence GTGCCGTATGAGGGGGAGGTCCATCCGCAGAGCCGGCGTGGGGTCTCCGACGCCCGGCTGCTGGCCGAAGCCGCTGCCCTAAAACGCTTCTCACGGCGTTCATTCCTTGCCGGGGCCGGCGCGTCCGGACTGCTGGCCGCCGACATGCTGGTGACCCGTGAGGTGCAGTCTCAGCGCCGGACCACCCGGATCCTGGCCGTTGCCGATGACTTCGCCGACGCCTATTACCCGGACGCCTGCTGGTTCCTGTTCCCCGGGTACAAAACCAGCTGGGAAGAGGCGCAATGGATCCTGAACGCGCTCCGGGGGGCCCTGAACAAGCGTGCCCGGCTCGCCGCCGTCGGATATTCCAACCTGGGCCTCGACGTCACCGAAGTCGTCCGCGCGATTGCTGAGTACGTCGCGGTGGAAAAGATCACCAAACTGTTCTTCTACGGCCACAGCTTCGGCGGCATGCTGGCCACCCAGGTGGCCGCCCGGCTCCTTGCCGTGGCAGGCATCCAGGTGCAGTTCATCCTCCTGGACTCCAGCCCGAACAGCGCCCACGACGTCCTGGACCAAAGCTGGTTCGACGGCGTGGTGTTCCTCTACGAGAGCGGCGTCAGGTTTCCCTCGACCCTCCGCGGCGGGTATGAACTGGGGGAGCGGATCATCCACAAGGACGAACGGAGCTGGCGGCAGATCCTTAACCAGACACTGGAGCAGCTCTCACCGATCGCCCCGTCCAACGTGCTGGTCCAGACGGAGTCCGCCTACATCTACCACTTCGAAGGAAGGCAGTTCGCCGGGCAGCTCGGCACCGCCAAAATGGCCTACCTGGGCAACCCGAAGGACGCCACCGTGGACTACGAGACGGCGTCCGAAACCTGGGCCGTGGTGTACAAGGACAACATGGTCTCAAGCAACCTCCAGACCACCGGGGCGGTACCCGCCCACGCCAGCCCGGGCTGGAACCCGCAGGTCTACCGGCCCCTGGTCACGGGACTCCTGGACGAGTACTTCCCGCTGCCCCGGGGCGGATCCAGGGTCAGCATCTTCTAG
- a CDS encoding CoA-binding protein codes for MSTAERTWSGPSAPERLALLRQAKSIAIVGASDKPSRASYFVATYLLSSTRYKVYFVNPVVKEILGQPTFASLADLPESPDIVDVFRKHDDLPGVLDEAVAAGAKTLWLQLGSWHEGVAAGAEAAGLNVVMDRCVKIEHARFHGGLHLAGFDTGVISSKRQVIA; via the coding sequence ATGAGCACCGCCGAACGCACCTGGTCCGGCCCGTCAGCACCGGAGCGGCTGGCGTTGCTCCGGCAGGCGAAATCCATCGCCATTGTCGGGGCTTCCGACAAACCGTCGCGGGCCAGCTACTTCGTGGCCACGTACCTGCTCTCCTCCACCCGCTACAAGGTGTACTTCGTGAACCCGGTGGTGAAGGAGATCCTGGGCCAGCCCACGTTTGCATCCCTGGCGGACCTGCCGGAAAGCCCGGACATCGTTGACGTGTTCCGCAAGCACGACGACCTTCCCGGCGTCCTTGACGAGGCAGTGGCCGCCGGCGCCAAAACACTCTGGCTGCAGCTGGGCTCCTGGCATGAAGGCGTCGCGGCAGGCGCGGAAGCCGCAGGGCTCAACGTGGTGATGGACCGCTGCGTGAAGATCGAGCACGCGCGCTTCCACGGCGGCCTCCACCTGGCCGGTTTCGATACCGGCGTGATTTCCTCCAAACGCCAGGTCATCGCCTGA
- the fbaA gene encoding class II fructose-bisphosphate aldolase, with amino-acid sequence MPIATPEIYAEMIDRAKAGGFAFPAVNVTSSQTLNAALRGFAEAESDGIVQVSTGGAAYWSGASTKDMVAGSLGFAAFAREVAKNYGVNIALHTDHCPKDKLDGFVLPLLEASEAEVKAGRNPLFNSHMWDGSAETLQENLKIARDLLARTAAAKMILEVEIGTVGGEEDGVENAINDKLYTTVEDALATIDALGAGENGRYITALTFGNVHGVYKPGGVKLRPEILKDIQAQVGAKIGKDNPFDLVFHGGSGSSDQEIADAVSYGVIKMNIDTDTQYAYTRPVADHMFKNYDGVLKVDGEVGNKKTYDPRVWGASAEAGLAARVVEATKQLGSAGKTF; translated from the coding sequence ATGCCCATTGCAACCCCAGAGATCTACGCCGAGATGATCGACCGCGCGAAGGCGGGCGGATTTGCCTTCCCCGCCGTCAACGTCACGTCCTCGCAGACGCTGAACGCAGCGCTCCGCGGCTTCGCCGAGGCAGAGTCCGACGGCATCGTGCAGGTTTCCACCGGCGGTGCCGCCTACTGGTCCGGCGCCTCCACCAAGGACATGGTTGCCGGTTCCCTGGGCTTCGCTGCCTTCGCCCGCGAAGTGGCCAAGAACTACGGTGTGAACATCGCCCTGCACACGGACCACTGCCCCAAAGACAAGCTGGACGGCTTTGTCCTGCCGCTGCTGGAAGCTTCCGAGGCCGAGGTCAAGGCCGGCCGGAACCCGCTCTTCAACTCGCACATGTGGGACGGTTCCGCCGAGACCCTGCAGGAGAACCTGAAGATCGCCCGCGACCTGCTGGCCCGCACCGCCGCAGCCAAGATGATCCTCGAGGTGGAGATCGGCACCGTCGGCGGCGAGGAAGACGGCGTCGAGAACGCCATCAACGACAAGCTCTACACCACGGTCGAGGACGCCCTCGCCACCATCGACGCCCTGGGCGCCGGCGAAAACGGCCGCTACATCACCGCCCTGACCTTCGGCAACGTGCACGGCGTCTACAAGCCCGGCGGCGTCAAGCTGCGCCCGGAGATCCTCAAGGACATCCAGGCCCAGGTGGGTGCCAAGATCGGCAAGGACAATCCGTTCGACCTCGTGTTCCACGGCGGCTCCGGCTCCTCCGACCAGGAAATCGCCGACGCCGTTTCCTACGGCGTGATCAAGATGAACATCGACACCGACACCCAGTACGCCTACACGCGTCCGGTAGCGGACCACATGTTCAAGAACTACGACGGCGTCCTGAAGGTCGACGGCGAAGTGGGCAACAAGAAGACCTACGACCCCCGCGTCTGGGGCGCCTCCGCCGAAGCCGGCCTGGCAGCCCGCGTGGTGGAAGCCACCAAGCAGCTCGGTTCGGCCGGAAAGACCTTCTAG
- a CDS encoding DUF3151 domain-containing protein produces the protein MSDEFRRNLMGPEPTLLPAETEVNGQLEAGHEALDLVERHPTSSLLWAILAEEAWAEGRTIDSYAYARVGYHRGLDALRRNGWRGVGPIPWEHEPNRGFLRALYSLGRASSAIGEADEPERIEKFLNDSDPTAKAAIEAK, from the coding sequence ATGTCGGACGAGTTCCGCCGCAACCTGATGGGGCCGGAGCCCACGCTCCTGCCTGCCGAAACCGAGGTGAACGGGCAGCTGGAGGCCGGGCACGAGGCCCTGGACCTGGTGGAAAGGCACCCCACGTCCTCACTCTTGTGGGCGATCCTGGCTGAGGAAGCGTGGGCCGAGGGGCGCACCATCGACTCCTACGCCTACGCCCGGGTGGGCTACCACCGCGGACTGGACGCGCTTCGCCGCAACGGGTGGCGCGGCGTAGGCCCCATCCCGTGGGAGCACGAGCCGAACCGTGGATTCCTGCGTGCCCTCTACTCCCTGGGCCGGGCGTCCTCCGCCATCGGCGAGGCCGACGAGCCGGAGCGGATCGAAAAGTTCCTCAACGACTCGGACCCCACAGCGAAGGCAGCCATCGAGGCGAAGTAG
- a CDS encoding RNA polymerase sigma factor: MTDAQTDEAPDRPESGTAAFSLVYKAYASQVLGYLTARGVEDPEAAMQEVFLSVLPRLGTVRGGESGLRTFIFSVAHARMVDDHRRQSRTPAKLPFEPELDRREDMSAEKEALQRIAPREVLRMLDGLPRDQRDVLSLRLVGGLTVEQTAETMEKSAGSVKQLQRRALLKLRELAAVKEYLAP; this comes from the coding sequence GTGACCGATGCACAGACAGACGAGGCTCCGGACCGGCCAGAGTCCGGGACCGCTGCCTTCAGCCTGGTCTATAAGGCGTATGCATCACAGGTTCTGGGCTATCTCACGGCCCGGGGAGTCGAGGATCCGGAGGCCGCCATGCAGGAAGTGTTCCTGTCCGTGTTGCCACGGCTCGGTACCGTGCGCGGAGGGGAGTCCGGGCTGCGGACCTTCATCTTCTCTGTTGCCCACGCCCGGATGGTGGATGACCACCGCCGCCAGAGCCGTACTCCGGCCAAGCTGCCCTTCGAGCCCGAGCTGGACCGGCGCGAGGACATGTCGGCGGAGAAGGAAGCACTGCAGCGCATCGCACCCCGGGAAGTCCTCAGGATGTTGGACGGGCTGCCCCGGGACCAGCGGGACGTCCTGTCGCTGCGCCTGGTGGGTGGCCTCACGGTGGAACAGACGGCGGAGACCATGGAAAAGAGCGCTGGTTCGGTCAAGCAGCTTCAGCGGCGCGCATTGCTGAAACTCCGGGAACTTGCCGCAGTGAAGGAGTACCTCGCGCCATGA
- a CDS encoding DUF1508 domain-containing protein, which produces MAGKFEAFIDADSFFRFRLLAPDGAVIAVSGPFEDKAAVVAGIAAVRECAGTGLVTDLCPAGAVSRSAPVPAAAAAAIPVELPAAVVPVCSEERTPALAHAFVPAGAPRRHAIVPRWTRTATR; this is translated from the coding sequence ATGGCCGGAAAATTTGAAGCATTCATCGACGCTGATTCGTTCTTCAGGTTCCGGCTCCTGGCTCCGGACGGGGCCGTGATCGCCGTCTCGGGCCCGTTCGAGGACAAAGCCGCCGTGGTGGCCGGGATAGCCGCGGTTCGCGAATGTGCCGGAACCGGCCTGGTCACCGATCTCTGTCCCGCGGGGGCCGTCTCCCGTTCCGCGCCTGTACCCGCTGCAGCTGCGGCCGCCATCCCGGTGGAGCTGCCCGCCGCCGTCGTACCTGTATGCAGCGAGGAGCGCACGCCCGCCCTGGCGCACGCCTTCGTGCCGGCAGGGGCACCCCGCCGGCACGCCATTGTGCCCCGGTGGACCAGGACAGCTACCCGCTGA